A region from the Candidatus Electrothrix scaldis genome encodes:
- a CDS encoding IS1380 family transposase produces the protein MKSKQNKRSARVSPKKIQINKGAKGVTAQAGLIPAVKFLQKHNVGQLIQETLEHQRGATATYDAVDIIFLPLIAIIGGARSISNIATVWADSVLCRIAGWRLIPDETTFGRLFRTFSYRHINNLEVLNHRLRARMWRKGLRSGKSKVGAAHCLVVDVDSTEKTVYGSQQGAAKGFNPHKRGAKSYHPLLAFCAESKEILQGWLRCGNAYTSNGIVEFTKQLLAHLPNGTRILFRGDSGFFVGALLDLLDQYGHSYLIKVKLKGLVTLLSKQSWEPVPGQAGWEQCIFFHKCTTWSSTRLFVAVRREKPADPAKPATLFEMKEFDYFCYVVSEIADPWQVHKRYGQRATCETWIEEAKNQTALVHIKTEDFWANSVLFQAAILAYNTIRWMALLSGNAVLRRWEPGTIRTFLVRVAGKYTTGGRQQKLFVPERMLYSTQWDDWVAVGLY, from the coding sequence ATGAAGTCTAAACAGAATAAACGATCTGCCCGAGTCTCGCCCAAAAAAATACAAATTAATAAAGGAGCAAAAGGGGTTACAGCACAGGCAGGCTTGATTCCTGCCGTAAAGTTCCTGCAAAAACATAATGTTGGCCAGCTTATCCAGGAAACTTTAGAACATCAACGCGGAGCCACCGCCACTTATGATGCAGTTGATATAATATTTCTCCCTTTGATAGCTATTATCGGCGGAGCTCGTTCTATCAGCAATATTGCAACAGTCTGGGCAGATAGCGTACTTTGCCGGATAGCAGGATGGCGGTTAATCCCGGACGAAACAACCTTTGGCCGCCTTTTTCGAACATTCAGCTATCGTCATATCAATAACCTGGAAGTTCTTAATCATCGGTTGCGTGCTCGCATGTGGCGTAAGGGATTGCGATCCGGGAAAAGTAAAGTCGGTGCAGCCCACTGTCTGGTTGTTGATGTGGATTCCACAGAAAAGACGGTATACGGTTCTCAGCAAGGAGCGGCCAAAGGGTTTAATCCACATAAACGCGGTGCAAAATCGTATCATCCTCTGCTTGCATTTTGCGCTGAAAGCAAAGAGATATTGCAAGGGTGGCTTCGATGCGGCAATGCCTATACAAGTAATGGTATTGTCGAGTTTACCAAGCAACTTCTGGCACACCTTCCCAATGGAACCCGGATTTTGTTCAGGGGCGACAGCGGTTTTTTTGTTGGTGCCCTGCTTGATCTTTTGGATCAGTATGGTCATAGTTACCTGATCAAGGTTAAGCTCAAGGGGCTGGTCACCCTTCTGTCCAAACAATCCTGGGAGCCGGTCCCCGGGCAGGCCGGTTGGGAACAATGTATCTTTTTTCATAAATGTACGACCTGGTCTTCGACCCGACTCTTTGTTGCGGTCCGCAGAGAGAAACCGGCTGACCCGGCAAAACCAGCGACCCTGTTTGAGATGAAGGAGTTCGATTACTTCTGTTATGTGGTCAGTGAGATTGCTGATCCATGGCAGGTCCACAAACGATACGGCCAACGAGCAACTTGTGAAACCTGGATTGAGGAAGCAAAAAACCAGACTGCGTTGGTACATATCAAGACAGAAGATTTCTGGGCAAATAGTGTGTTGTTTCAAGCTGCTATTCTGGCATACAACACGATACGATGGATGGCTTTATTGAGCGGTAATGCTGTATTACGTCGCTGGGAGCCAGGTACAATTCGTACATTTCTCGTTCGGGTGGCTGGGAAGTATACTACTGGTGGACGGCAGCAAAAGCTATTTGTTCCCGAACGAATGCTGTATTCCACTCAGTGGGATGACTGGGTGGCGGTGGGGCTGTACTGA
- a CDS encoding TMEM43 family protein, with amino-acid sequence MSDDSYTEVTSESWFGRIGGALKGIIFGFILFLGAFPLLFWNEGRAVKTYKTLKEGGGAVISVASDQVDPANEGKLIHLSDRAYTEEVLTDPVFGVAENALRLRRKVEMYQWKESSKSETQKKLGGGTETVTTYSYSKTWSDDVIRSSSFKKSGGHENPGAMPYNSEEQTAKQVTLGAFQLSSSQVQRINQFQSLAVSEDTPLSEGMSGRVERWNGGFYVGDDPASPQIGDVRIRFEFVPPVQVSMVAQQNGSRLQAYHAQAGGDIELLQVGQHSAEAMFQKAQTDNTILTWALRAVGFVLMMIGLSLIFKVFSVLADVLPFLGNIVEAGTGFIAFLLAAVLSLITIAIAWIVFRPLLAIILLVAAVGLVVLIGSKVKAGKARRASTAAAAGGAGSVPPPPPPGA; translated from the coding sequence ATGTCAGACGACAGTTATACAGAAGTCACGAGTGAATCCTGGTTCGGCAGGATCGGCGGGGCATTGAAGGGTATCATTTTCGGTTTTATTCTCTTTCTTGGCGCTTTTCCGCTCTTGTTTTGGAACGAAGGACGGGCTGTAAAGACCTATAAAACGCTGAAGGAGGGCGGTGGAGCCGTAATCAGCGTTGCCTCGGATCAGGTCGATCCGGCCAATGAAGGCAAGCTCATCCATCTGAGTGATAGGGCCTACACTGAAGAGGTTCTGACAGACCCGGTATTTGGGGTTGCGGAGAATGCTCTGCGTCTGCGCCGCAAGGTAGAGATGTATCAGTGGAAGGAAAGCTCGAAGAGTGAGACACAAAAGAAACTCGGCGGAGGCACAGAAACCGTGACGACCTACTCCTACAGCAAGACCTGGTCTGATGATGTGATTCGCTCCTCCAGCTTTAAAAAGTCAGGAGGTCATGAAAACCCTGGTGCCATGCCCTATAACTCAGAGGAACAGACAGCGAAGCAGGTTACCCTGGGGGCTTTTCAGTTGTCTTCCTCCCAGGTCCAGCGGATCAACCAGTTTCAATCCCTTGCTGTCAGCGAGGATACGCCGTTATCCGAGGGTATGTCAGGAAGAGTGGAGCGCTGGAATGGTGGTTTCTATGTTGGTGATGATCCTGCTTCTCCGCAGATTGGTGATGTCCGGATTCGTTTTGAGTTCGTTCCTCCTGTCCAGGTGAGCATGGTTGCACAACAGAACGGCAGCAGACTTCAGGCGTATCATGCCCAGGCCGGTGGTGACATCGAACTCCTCCAGGTTGGGCAGCACAGCGCTGAGGCTATGTTTCAGAAGGCTCAGACCGATAACACCATTTTGACCTGGGCATTGCGTGCTGTGGGCTTCGTCCTGATGATGATCGGACTCAGTTTGATCTTTAAAGTATTCTCTGTTCTGGCAGATGTTCTTCCCTTCCTGGGTAATATTGTTGAAGCTGGCACCGGCTTCATCGCCTTCCTGCTGGCTGCTGTCCTGTCCCTGATCACGATTGCCATAGCCTGGATTGTCTTCCGACCTTTGCTGGCTATTATCCTGCTCGTTGCGGCTGTTGGTTTGGTCGTACTGATTGGCAGTAAGGTGAAAGCGGGTAAGGCACGTCGGGCGAGTACTGCTGCTGCGGCAGGCGGAGCCGGATCTGTTCCTCCTCCTCCTCCCCCAGGGGCATAA
- a CDS encoding type II toxin-antitoxin system VapC family toxin, protein MSLYRYLLDTNILSDLIKNPTGSAARKITAPDIEPLCCTSLIVACELRYGYGTYKKGSARLISRVEQLLQALPVLSLERNIPLHYGEIRTSLEQAGLPIGGNDLLIAAHARSLQLTIVTASLREFSRVPGLVVENWLS, encoded by the coding sequence ATGTCTTTGTATCGTTACTTGCTGGACACCAATATCCTCTCTGACCTTATAAAAAATCCAACAGGAAGTGCTGCTCGTAAGATTACCGCTCCTGATATTGAGCCCTTGTGCTGTACCAGCCTGATTGTTGCCTGCGAGTTGCGTTACGGATACGGAACGTATAAAAAAGGCTCTGCCCGTCTGATCTCCCGTGTAGAGCAGCTGCTTCAGGCCTTACCTGTGCTTTCTCTTGAGAGAAATATTCCCCTGCATTACGGTGAAATCAGAACCTCCCTGGAACAAGCAGGGCTGCCTATTGGCGGGAATGATCTGTTGATCGCAGCTCATGCCCGCTCCCTTCAATTAACCATCGTTACTGCGAGTTTGCGTGAGTTTTCACGGGTACCCGGTTTAGTCGTAGAAAATTGGTTGAGCTGA
- a CDS encoding AbrB/MazE/SpoVT family DNA-binding domain-containing protein, translated as MQTERHVRLFRNGRNQALRIPREFELEGNEAIIRKEGECLIIEPVVKKGLAALLSSWEPINDDFPEIEDSGVTPEDIF; from the coding sequence ATGCAGACAGAACGTCATGTCCGCCTGTTCCGTAATGGGCGCAACCAAGCACTTCGTATCCCTCGTGAATTTGAGTTGGAAGGAAATGAAGCTATTATCCGTAAAGAGGGTGAATGCTTAATCATAGAGCCTGTTGTGAAAAAAGGCTTAGCAGCTCTCTTATCCTCCTGGGAGCCTATTAACGATGATTTTCCAGAAATAGAGGATTCAGGAGTCACACCGGAGGATATATTCTGA
- a CDS encoding NADAR family protein, with translation MKTEETRTIKELIQSYNAGHRLEYVFFWGHTPPEEGFINQSCLSQWYAAPFKVDGIKFLTAEHYMMYHKARLFGDIDAAAKVVQAENPGEAKKIGRTVQGFQQEEWDKHCTEIAIQGNIAKFGQNKAILTYLLATKNKVLVEASPYDKVWGIGLGYDAKGIGNPLAWRGKNLLGFALMEVRARLVKDSSLT, from the coding sequence ATGAAAACGGAAGAGACACGAACAATCAAAGAACTTATCCAATCCTATAATGCAGGGCATCGGCTGGAATACGTTTTTTTCTGGGGCCATACTCCACCTGAGGAAGGTTTTATCAATCAATCCTGCCTGAGTCAATGGTATGCAGCGCCCTTTAAAGTTGACGGAATTAAATTCCTCACAGCCGAGCATTACATGATGTATCACAAGGCGAGGCTCTTTGGTGACATCGACGCTGCCGCAAAGGTGGTGCAAGCGGAGAATCCTGGTGAGGCAAAGAAGATTGGCAGAACGGTGCAGGGATTCCAGCAGGAGGAATGGGATAAACACTGCACAGAAATAGCTATCCAGGGGAACATCGCTAAGTTCGGGCAGAACAAAGCAATATTAACCTACCTCCTTGCCACGAAAAACAAGGTACTGGTTGAGGCCAGTCCCTATGATAAGGTCTGGGGAATCGGTTTGGGCTACGATGCAAAGGGAATTGGCAACCCCTTAGCATGGAGAGGAAAAAACCTGCTGGGCTTTGCCTTGATGGAGGTAAGGGCAAGGCTAGTGAAAGACAGCTCGCTGACTTGA